The proteins below come from a single Pieris brassicae chromosome 1, ilPieBrab1.1, whole genome shotgun sequence genomic window:
- the LOC123720267 gene encoding RYamide receptor-like codes for MSMFYVGENTTLSYVILCGTEYFQNDTLNATFGNHTGTPTHSCASIKKSETFFTSFTFHFCVYFMYSIIFATALFGNGLVCFVVNSSTQMKTVTNLFIVNLAVGDIMMTIFCVPFSFVSTLVLQYWPFGPVMCKIVNFAQAVSVLVSAYTLLAISVDRYIVITQPLKPRLGKNIAKLIIIGVWIGAMITAVPILVVSRLQRPTIWHEVCELDICSEMWPEPKQMTHYTWALLTLQFLLPLTVLISTYTKIACMVWGVQPPGEADMNRDSRIQHSKRKMIKMMVAVVTVFTICWLPLNVFLMFWSAHENDEEWITWPGMPYVWFLCHWLAMSHCCYNPVIYCYMNSRYRRGFQEALNRLVCRHKNTTICSSHRFSVCEAIPLSGKFYYRHELVKVQIRKCSQ; via the exons ATGTCCATGTTTTACGTGGGCGAGAATACAACACTTAGCTATGTAATATTGTGCGGGActgaatattttcaaaatgacACGCTCAATGCCACATTTGGGAATCACACCGGAACACCTACACATTCCTGCGCTTCGATCAAGAAATCTGAAACGTTTTTCACCTCATTCACATTTCATTTCTgcgtttattttatgtacagtATCATTTTTGCTACCGCCCTCTTCGGGAATGGCCTTGTATGTTTCGTCGTAAACAGCTCGACGCAAATGAAGACTGTGACTAACctctttattgtaaatttggCTGTTGGTGATATCATGATGACAATTTTTTGTGTTCCATTTTCCTTCGTGTCGACGTTAGTACTACAATATTGGCCATTTGGTCCCGTTATGTGCAAAATTGTGAATTTCGCTCAAGCAGTTTCGGTTCTTGTCAGTGCGTATACGTTGCTAGCAATATCTGTAGATagatatatagttataacaCAGCCATTGAAGCCGAGATTAGGAAAGAATATAGCAAAGCTGATCATTATTGGCGTGTGGATTGGGGCTATGATTACAGCGGTACCTATATTAGTAGTTTCGAGATTACAGCGACCCACAATATGGCATGAAGTTTGTGAatt gGATATATGTTCTGAGATGTGGCCAGAACCAAAACAAATGACACATTACACGTGGGCTCTATTGACACTGCAGTTTTTGCTTCCGCTAACAGTGTTGATCAGTACGTATACAAAGATCGCCTGTATGGTGTGGGGTGTACAGCCTCCTGGGGAGGCAGATATGAACAGAGATTCTCGCATCCAGCATTCTAAAAGAAAG ATGATCAAAATGATGGTGGCTGTTGTCACAGTTTTTACGATATGCTGGCTGCCGCTCAACGTATTTCTG atGTTCTGGAGTGCCCACGAGAATGATGAAGAATGGATTACATGGCCAGGGATGCCATACGTCTGGTTCCTTTGCCACTGGCTGGCGATGTCGCACTGCTGCTATAACCCTGTCATCTACTGTTACATGAATTCTAGGTATCGCCGAGGGTTTCAagag GCACTGAATAGACTTGTTTGCCGACACAAGAATACCACAATCTGTTCAAGCCATCGATTCAGTGTATGCGAAGCAATACCTTTGTCTGGTAAGTTCTATTATAGACATGAGCTGGTGAAAGtccaaataagaaaatgttCACAGTGA